One Pseudomonas entomophila genomic window carries:
- a CDS encoding ABC transporter ATP-binding protein — MPPAVQFTQVSRTFGEVKAVDQVSIDIQDGEFFSMLGPSGSGKTTCLRLIAGFEQPSSGSIRIHGVEAAGLPPYQRDVNTVFQDYALFPHMNVRDNVAYGLKVKGVAKPERHARAEEALAMVALAGYGARKPAQLSGGQRQRVALARALVNRPRVLLLDEPLGALDLKLREQMQGELKKLQRQLGITFIFVTHDQTEALSMSDRVAVFNRGRIEQVDSPRNLYMKPATTFVAEFVGTSNVLRGELAQQLSGSPLPFSIRPEHIRLDGQASGHQVQVSGELHDIQYQGSTTRFEVKLDNGQVLAVSQANDRWQADAPTWQTGQRVHARWPREAMTALQETVL; from the coding sequence ATGCCCCCAGCAGTCCAGTTCACCCAGGTTTCCCGCACCTTCGGCGAGGTCAAGGCGGTCGACCAGGTCAGCATCGATATCCAGGATGGCGAGTTCTTCTCCATGCTCGGTCCGTCCGGCTCGGGCAAGACCACCTGCCTGCGCCTGATCGCCGGTTTCGAACAGCCCAGCAGCGGCTCGATCCGCATCCACGGGGTCGAGGCCGCGGGCCTGCCACCCTACCAGCGTGACGTCAACACGGTATTCCAGGACTACGCGCTGTTCCCCCACATGAACGTGCGTGACAACGTTGCCTACGGCCTGAAGGTCAAGGGCGTCGCCAAGCCCGAGCGCCACGCCCGCGCAGAAGAAGCCCTGGCCATGGTGGCCTTGGCGGGCTACGGCGCACGCAAACCGGCGCAGCTTTCCGGCGGCCAGCGTCAGCGTGTAGCCCTGGCTCGGGCGCTGGTTAACCGCCCGCGGGTGTTGCTCCTCGACGAGCCGCTCGGTGCCCTCGACCTCAAGCTGCGCGAGCAGATGCAGGGCGAGTTGAAGAAGCTGCAGCGACAACTGGGCATTACCTTCATCTTCGTCACCCACGACCAGACTGAAGCGCTGTCGATGTCCGACCGGGTAGCGGTGTTCAACCGTGGGCGTATCGAACAGGTCGACTCGCCACGCAACCTCTACATGAAGCCGGCGACCACGTTCGTCGCCGAGTTCGTCGGCACCTCCAATGTGCTGCGCGGCGAGCTGGCCCAACAGCTCAGCGGCAGCCCCCTGCCGTTCTCCATCCGCCCCGAACACATCCGCCTGGACGGCCAGGCCAGCGGCCACCAAGTGCAGGTCAGCGGCGAACTCCACGACATCCAGTACCAGGGCAGCACCACTCGCTTCGAGGTGAAACTGGACAACGGCCAGGTACTGGCCGTGAGCCAGGCCAATGACCGCTGGCAGGCCGATGCGCCGACCTGGCAAACCGGCCAGCGCGTACATGCCCGCTGGCCACGAGAGGCAATGACGGCATTGCAGGAAACCGTCCTATGA
- the ydcS gene encoding putative ABC transporter substrate-binding protein YdcS encodes MSVNKTVLFGALVASAGLQAAQLPGTLGAGEGQLDIIAWPGYIERGESDKAYDWVTGFEKETGCKVSVKTAATSDEMVSLMTKGGYDLVTASGDASLRLIAGKRVQPINTALIPNWKNLDPRLHNGAWYVVNNQVYGTPYQWGPNVLLYNTNVFKQPPTSWSVVFEPQDLPDGKPNKGRVQAYDGPIYIADAALYLKSAKPELGIQNPYELTETQYKAVLDLLRQQQPLIHRYWHDATVQMSDVKNEGVVATSSWGYMVNGLQADKQPVASVVPKEGATGWADTTMLHSEAKHPNCAYKWMDWSLQPKVQGDVAAWFGSLPAVPAACTGSELLGAEGCKTNGFDNFDKIAFWKTPQAEGGKFVPYSRWTQDYIAIMGGR; translated from the coding sequence ATGTCAGTGAACAAGACTGTATTGTTCGGCGCGCTAGTAGCCAGTGCCGGCCTGCAGGCCGCCCAGTTGCCAGGCACGCTCGGCGCCGGCGAAGGGCAGCTGGATATCATCGCCTGGCCCGGCTACATCGAACGGGGTGAAAGCGACAAGGCCTACGACTGGGTCACCGGCTTCGAGAAGGAAACCGGCTGCAAGGTCAGCGTGAAGACCGCCGCCACCTCCGACGAGATGGTCAGCCTGATGACCAAGGGCGGCTACGACCTGGTCACCGCCTCGGGCGACGCCTCGCTACGGCTGATCGCTGGCAAGCGCGTGCAACCGATCAATACCGCGCTGATCCCCAACTGGAAGAACCTCGACCCACGCCTGCACAACGGTGCCTGGTACGTGGTCAATAACCAGGTATACGGCACCCCCTACCAGTGGGGCCCGAACGTGCTCCTCTACAACACCAACGTATTCAAGCAACCGCCGACCAGTTGGAGCGTGGTGTTCGAGCCCCAGGACCTGCCCGACGGCAAACCCAACAAAGGCCGCGTGCAGGCCTACGACGGGCCGATCTACATCGCCGACGCGGCGCTCTACCTCAAGTCTGCCAAACCCGAACTGGGTATCCAGAACCCTTACGAACTGACCGAAACCCAGTACAAGGCCGTGCTCGACCTGCTGCGCCAGCAACAGCCGTTGATCCACCGCTACTGGCATGACGCGACGGTGCAGATGAGCGATGTGAAGAACGAGGGTGTAGTCGCCACCAGCTCATGGGGCTACATGGTCAACGGGCTGCAGGCCGACAAGCAGCCAGTGGCCTCGGTGGTACCGAAGGAAGGCGCCACAGGTTGGGCCGACACCACCATGCTGCACAGCGAGGCCAAGCACCCCAACTGCGCCTACAAGTGGATGGACTGGTCGCTGCAACCGAAGGTGCAGGGCGATGTGGCGGCCTGGTTCGGTTCGTTGCCCGCAGTGCCAGCGGCCTGTACCGGCAGCGAGCTGCTGGGGGCCGAGGGCTGCAAGACCAACGGTTTCGACAACTTCGACAAGATCGCCTTCTGGAAGACCCCGCAGGCCGAAGGGGGCAAGTTCGTACCCTATAGCCGCTGGACCCAGGACTATATCGCGATCATGGGCGGGCGATAG
- a CDS encoding tellurite resistance TerB family protein, giving the protein MNTRSLLDQLLKSGQELLGNQAGKGVAGKSGGHGLGSLLSGAGGGALAAGAMGLLLGSKKARKYGGKALTYGGLAALGVLAYKAYGNWQARQGAGSHEPQTLDRLPPAQVEQHSQAVLRALVAAAKSDGHIDERERALIEGEFTRLDSSQELQHWLHAELNKPLDPAEVARAAQTPEMAAEMYLASVMMVDQENFMERAYLDELARQLRLDPALRQELENQVRLAAAQ; this is encoded by the coding sequence ATGAATACTCGGAGCCTGCTCGACCAACTGCTCAAATCGGGTCAGGAACTGCTCGGTAACCAGGCCGGCAAGGGTGTGGCCGGCAAGTCGGGTGGCCACGGCCTGGGCAGCCTGCTTTCCGGCGCCGGTGGCGGTGCGCTGGCGGCGGGCGCCATGGGCTTGCTGCTGGGCAGCAAGAAGGCGCGCAAGTACGGTGGCAAGGCCCTCACCTACGGTGGCCTCGCCGCGTTGGGCGTGCTGGCCTACAAAGCCTACGGCAACTGGCAGGCGCGCCAGGGGGCGGGCAGCCACGAGCCGCAGACGCTGGACCGCCTGCCGCCGGCCCAGGTCGAGCAGCACAGCCAGGCGGTGCTGCGTGCGTTGGTGGCGGCGGCCAAGTCCGACGGCCATATCGATGAGCGTGAGCGGGCGTTGATCGAGGGGGAGTTCACCCGCCTGGACAGCAGTCAGGAACTCCAGCACTGGTTGCACGCCGAACTGAACAAGCCACTGGACCCGGCTGAAGTGGCCCGTGCCGCGCAAACACCGGAAATGGCCGCCGAGATGTACCTGGCCAGCGTGATGATGGTCGACCAGGAGAACTTCATGGAGCGCGCTTACCTCGATGAGCTGGCACGGCAACTGCGTCTGGACCCTGCGTTGCGCCAGGAACTGGAAAACCAGGTCAGGCTTGCCGCAGCTCAATGA
- a CDS encoding methyl-accepting chemotaxis protein: MKNWTLRQRILASFAVIIAIMLLMIVAAYSRLVAIESSEEAVGSDSIPGVYYSSMIRSAWVDSYVTTQQLVGLSNHREITSADMELYKGFDDRLKQHMTSYQATIRDADDQASYEAFVRLEEEYLKSVGQVLDAYRQKNYAEAQRLILEVLTPAWVTGRKHLNTVIERNRESAEAATNDIVSAVNTAKGSMIVSLLLAIIAAGICGLLLLRAITAPMQLIVHALDKLRSGDLSMRLNLERKDEFGAIEGGFNEMAESLANLVAQAQRSSVQVTTSVTEIAATSKQQQATATETAATTTEIGATSREIAATSRDLVRTMTEVTSSADQASSLAGSGQQGLARMEETMHQVMGAADLVNAKLAILNEKASNINQVVVTIVKVADQTNLLSLNAAIEAEKAGEYGRGFAVVATEVRRLADQTAVATYDIEQMVREIQSAVSAGVMGMDKFSEEVRRGMFEVQQVGEQLGQIIHQVQALAPRVLMVNEGMQAQATGAEQINQALAQLSDASTQTVESLRQASFAIDELSQVATGLRGGVSRFKV; this comes from the coding sequence GTGAAGAACTGGACCTTGCGCCAACGGATCCTGGCAAGTTTCGCCGTGATCATCGCCATCATGCTGCTGATGATCGTGGCCGCCTACTCGCGGCTGGTGGCGATCGAGTCCAGCGAAGAGGCGGTGGGGTCCGACAGCATTCCCGGTGTCTACTACAGCTCGATGATCCGCAGTGCCTGGGTCGACAGCTACGTCACCACCCAGCAACTGGTCGGTCTGTCGAACCATCGCGAGATCACCAGCGCCGACATGGAGCTGTATAAAGGCTTCGACGACCGCCTCAAGCAGCACATGACCAGCTACCAGGCAACTATCCGCGACGCTGATGACCAGGCCAGCTATGAAGCGTTCGTGCGCCTGGAAGAGGAGTACCTCAAGTCGGTCGGCCAGGTGCTCGACGCCTACCGGCAGAAGAACTATGCCGAAGCCCAGCGCCTGATTCTCGAAGTCCTCACCCCGGCCTGGGTGACCGGTCGCAAGCACCTCAATACCGTTATCGAGCGCAACCGCGAATCCGCCGAGGCCGCCACCAACGACATCGTCAGCGCCGTGAACACGGCCAAGGGCAGCATGATCGTCTCGCTGTTGCTGGCGATCATTGCCGCGGGTATATGCGGCCTGCTGCTGCTGCGTGCGATCACCGCGCCCATGCAGCTTATTGTCCATGCCTTGGACAAACTGCGTTCAGGCGACCTGAGCATGCGCCTGAACCTGGAGCGCAAGGACGAGTTCGGCGCTATCGAGGGGGGCTTCAACGAGATGGCCGAGTCCTTGGCCAACCTGGTGGCCCAGGCCCAGCGCTCGTCCGTACAAGTGACCACCTCGGTCACCGAAATCGCCGCCACCTCCAAGCAACAGCAGGCCACGGCCACCGAAACCGCAGCCACCACCACCGAAATCGGCGCGACTTCGCGGGAGATCGCCGCCACCTCGCGCGACCTGGTGCGCACCATGACCGAGGTCACTTCGTCGGCCGACCAGGCTTCGAGCCTCGCCGGCTCCGGCCAGCAAGGCCTGGCCCGCATGGAGGAAACCATGCACCAGGTGATGGGCGCCGCCGACCTGGTCAATGCCAAGCTGGCGATCCTCAACGAGAAGGCCAGCAACATCAACCAGGTGGTGGTGACCATCGTCAAGGTCGCCGACCAGACCAACCTGTTGTCGCTCAACGCCGCCATCGAGGCGGAAAAGGCCGGTGAGTACGGGCGTGGTTTCGCCGTGGTGGCCACCGAGGTGCGCCGCCTGGCCGACCAGACCGCCGTGGCCACCTACGACATCGAACAGATGGTGCGCGAGATCCAGTCGGCGGTCTCGGCAGGGGTGATGGGCATGGACAAGTTCTCCGAGGAGGTGCGCCGCGGCATGTTCGAGGTGCAGCAGGTGGGAGAGCAATTGGGGCAGATCATCCACCAGGTACAGGCCTTGGCGCCGCGGGTGCTGATGGTCAACGAAGGCATGCAGGCCCAGGCCACCGGCGCCGAACAGATCAATCAGGCCCTGGCCCAGCTCAGCGACGCCAGCACCCAGACCGTCGAGTCGTTGCGCCAGGCCAGTTTTGCCATCGACGAACTGAGCCAGGTGGCTACCGGCCTGCGTGGCGGTGTCTCGCGCTTCAAAGTCTGA
- a CDS encoding chemotaxis protein CheW, whose protein sequence is MNDLHPRDARAAIGNGALYLQFRIAEQRFALDVREVIEVLPRCALKPIAQAPSWVVGVLAHRGALIPVVDLSALSFGVAAPSRSSTRLVLVHYRGDPLRPDLQLGLVLEQATDTLRCQPEEFQPYGLDNADAPYLGPVRQDSQGLLQRIRVDDLLPTAVRQLLYPAENGQVPA, encoded by the coding sequence ATGAACGACCTGCACCCCCGTGACGCGCGCGCGGCCATTGGCAACGGCGCGCTCTATCTGCAGTTTCGCATTGCCGAGCAACGCTTTGCTCTCGACGTACGCGAGGTGATCGAGGTGTTGCCGCGATGTGCGCTCAAACCCATCGCCCAGGCGCCGTCCTGGGTCGTCGGTGTGCTTGCCCACCGGGGTGCGCTGATCCCAGTGGTCGACTTGTCGGCCCTGAGCTTCGGCGTGGCGGCGCCTTCGCGCAGCAGCACGCGCCTGGTGCTGGTGCATTATCGTGGCGACCCGCTGCGCCCTGACCTGCAGTTGGGTCTGGTACTGGAGCAGGCCACCGATACCTTGCGCTGCCAGCCTGAGGAGTTCCAACCCTATGGCCTGGACAATGCCGACGCCCCCTACCTGGGGCCGGTGCGCCAGGACAGCCAGGGCTTGCTGCAACGGATTCGTGTCGACGACCTGCTCCCAACCGCGGTACGGCAGTTGCTGTATCCCGCCGAGAACGGGCAGGTGCCGGCATGA
- a CDS encoding CheR family methyltransferase → MSEQRFFRFLRERIGLDVESVGAPMIERALQQRCVAVLAADLDDYWLHLQQSAEEQQALIEAVIVPETWFFRYPESFGALVGLAHKRVAELAGTRPLRILSLPCSTGEEPYSIAMALLDGGVGPAAFRIDGMDISPNSVAKALQGDYGRNSFRGSDLAFRERHFSPVAELHRINERVRQQVNLQVGNVLDPALKSREGLYDFVFCRNLLIYFDVPTQQRVFEVLKHLTHAHGVLFIGPAEGSLLARLGMRPVGIAQSFAYVRQEPMPTAPVSRSLPAVRPIAPPPKVVVLPTRSVRPIPAPTPTVEPRESEAQLLGAIARHANTGDSEQARAGCERYLRQYAPKAQVYYWLGLLSDTEGDAAQAITHYRKALYLEPQHPETLVHLAALLASQGDEAGARRLQERAARAGRESER, encoded by the coding sequence ATGAGCGAACAACGCTTCTTCCGCTTCCTGCGCGAGCGCATCGGCCTGGACGTGGAGTCGGTGGGGGCGCCGATGATCGAGCGCGCCTTGCAGCAGCGCTGTGTCGCTGTGCTGGCGGCGGACTTGGACGATTATTGGCTGCACCTGCAGCAATCGGCCGAGGAGCAACAGGCGCTGATCGAGGCAGTCATCGTCCCGGAGACCTGGTTCTTCCGCTATCCCGAATCGTTCGGTGCTCTGGTCGGCCTGGCCCACAAGCGAGTGGCCGAGCTGGCGGGGACGCGGCCATTGCGCATCCTCAGCCTGCCGTGCTCGACCGGCGAGGAGCCCTATTCGATTGCGATGGCCCTGCTCGACGGTGGCGTCGGCCCGGCTGCGTTTCGCATCGATGGCATGGACATCAGCCCCAACTCCGTGGCCAAGGCGCTGCAGGGGGACTATGGCCGCAATTCGTTCCGTGGCAGTGACCTGGCGTTTCGCGAGCGGCATTTCAGTCCGGTCGCAGAACTGCACCGCATCAATGAGCGCGTGCGCCAACAGGTCAACCTGCAGGTGGGCAACGTGCTGGACCCTGCGCTCAAGAGCCGTGAAGGGCTGTACGACTTCGTGTTCTGCCGCAACCTGCTGATCTATTTCGATGTGCCGACCCAGCAGCGCGTGTTCGAGGTGCTCAAGCACCTCACTCATGCCCATGGCGTGCTGTTCATCGGCCCGGCCGAGGGTAGCCTGCTGGCGCGCCTGGGCATGCGGCCAGTGGGGATCGCCCAGTCGTTTGCCTACGTGCGTCAGGAACCGATGCCCACCGCGCCGGTGAGTCGTTCGCTGCCAGCGGTGCGACCGATCGCACCGCCGCCGAAAGTGGTCGTGCTGCCAACCCGCAGTGTAAGGCCGATCCCCGCGCCGACGCCGACCGTCGAGCCCCGCGAGAGCGAGGCGCAGTTGCTGGGAGCCATTGCCCGCCACGCCAACACCGGCGACAGCGAGCAGGCCAGGGCCGGTTGCGAGCGCTATCTGCGCCAGTACGCGCCCAAGGCACAGGTCTATTACTGGCTGGGTTTGCTCAGTGACACCGAAGGCGATGCCGCGCAAGCCATTACCCATTACCGCAAGGCCTTGTACCTGGAGCCCCAGCACCCGGAAACCCTGGTGCACCTGGCCGCGCTGCTGGCTTCGCAGGGCGACGAAGCAGGCGCCCGGCGTTTGCAGGAACGCGCCGCGCGGGCGGGAAGGGAGTCTG